A part of Paenibacillus donghaensis genomic DNA contains:
- the efp gene encoding elongation factor P, whose amino-acid sequence MISVNDFKTGLTVEVDGDIYTVIDFQHVKPGKGAAFVRSKLKNLRNGNTVEKTFRAGETIGRAIIENRAVQYLYASGQDHVFMDNETYDQFTLDAKQLEWELNFIRENMTVNIVSYKGEILGINLPTSVELKVVETEPGIKGNTAQGATKFAKVETGLNVQVPLFINEDDVLLIDTREGKYISRA is encoded by the coding sequence GTGATTTCAGTTAACGATTTCAAAACAGGATTAACGGTAGAGGTAGACGGCGATATTTACACCGTAATTGATTTCCAGCACGTAAAGCCGGGTAAAGGCGCAGCATTTGTTCGCTCCAAGCTGAAGAATCTGCGCAACGGCAATACGGTGGAAAAAACCTTCCGTGCCGGCGAAACCATCGGCCGCGCGATCATCGAGAACCGCGCAGTTCAGTACCTGTATGCCAGCGGACAGGACCATGTATTCATGGACAACGAAACCTATGACCAGTTCACCCTGGATGCCAAGCAACTGGAATGGGAGCTGAACTTCATCAGAGAGAACATGACCGTGAACATCGTCAGCTATAAAGGCGAGATTCTTGGTATTAACCTGCCTACCAGCGTAGAGCTGAAGGTAGTAGAAACCGAGCCGGGCATCAAAGGCAACACCGCACAGGGCGCAACGAAGTTCGCCAAGGTCGAAACCGGCCTGAATGTGCAGGTTCCATTGTTCATCAATGAGGATGATGTGCTGCTGATCGATACGCGTGAAGGCAAATATATCTCCCGCGCTTAA
- a CDS encoding M24 family metallopeptidase, with product MGNKRISKLRKVLQEQQLEAMLVTSEINRRYLSGFTGSSGVVLVTAAECYLLTDFRYMTQAAEQATGIKVVEHGAKFIDTVRELLPSSGEVRIGFEQDHVSFSAYTAYADALKPAVLVPVSKAVENLRTYKDEEELAVMGRAADLADATFSHILNVIKPGMTERDMDLEMEFYMRSHGATSSSFDTIVASGERSSMPHGRASGKVIGNNEFITFDFGALVDGYCSDLTRTIAIGSPDPKLKEIYDIVLEAQLHALAHIKPGMTGRECDALTRDIITRYGYGEQFGHSTGHGLGMEVHEWPRLSKLSDEIMEPGMVVTVEPGIYLPGIGGVRIEDDIVITNSGIALLTHSSKEYTAL from the coding sequence ATGGGCAACAAGCGTATCTCCAAGCTGCGCAAGGTTCTGCAGGAACAACAACTGGAAGCCATGCTGGTCACCAGCGAGATCAACCGCCGCTATTTGAGCGGCTTCACCGGCTCGTCCGGTGTTGTGCTGGTTACGGCTGCGGAGTGTTATTTACTGACTGATTTCCGCTATATGACACAAGCTGCGGAGCAGGCAACAGGAATTAAGGTTGTAGAGCATGGCGCGAAATTTATTGATACGGTGCGTGAACTGCTGCCGTCAAGCGGCGAAGTGCGTATTGGTTTTGAACAGGATCATGTCAGCTTCAGTGCATATACTGCCTATGCTGACGCTCTGAAGCCGGCTGTGCTGGTTCCGGTCTCCAAGGCTGTGGAGAACCTGCGCACTTACAAGGATGAAGAGGAATTGGCCGTAATGGGACGGGCCGCCGATCTGGCGGACGCCACCTTCAGCCATATCCTGAATGTAATCAAGCCGGGCATGACCGAACGTGATATGGATCTGGAAATGGAATTCTATATGCGCAGTCATGGAGCAACCTCCTCTTCATTTGACACCATTGTGGCGTCGGGTGAACGGTCTTCTATGCCGCATGGACGGGCAAGCGGCAAGGTAATCGGGAACAATGAGTTCATTACGTTTGACTTCGGCGCGCTTGTGGACGGGTACTGCTCGGACCTCACCCGCACCATCGCCATCGGCAGCCCTGATCCCAAGCTGAAGGAGATCTATGATATCGTGCTGGAGGCGCAGCTGCATGCGCTGGCGCATATCAAGCCGGGCATGACCGGTCGGGAATGCGATGCTCTGACCCGTGACATTATCACGCGTTATGGCTATGGCGAGCAGTTCGGGCACAGCACAGGCCACGGGCTTGGCATGGAAGTGCATGAATGGCCGCGCCTGTCCAAGCTGAGCGACGAGATTATGGAGCCTGGCATGGTGGTAACCGTAGAGCCGGGCATCTATCTGCCGGGCATCGGTGGCGTGCGGATTGAAGATGACATCGTTATTACGAACAGCGGAATTGCGCTGCTGACCCATTCGTCCAAAGAGTACACCGCATTGTAA
- a CDS encoding YqhR family membrane protein: MSKSHKQKQDSTNPWLFALELGYFAGLIWGGARWLMYALHFTKVVPGMLLEPFFKHDFLLGAAGQIAGYLSFIVFSVVLSLLYVLTMRKLRGPWPGMIYGILWWLVIFLAFPQWFLLQRMFKLSWDSLISEFCVFLLWGLFIGYTAAIEYTDERKREQSTKLV; the protein is encoded by the coding sequence ATGAGCAAGTCGCATAAGCAGAAACAAGATTCAACCAATCCCTGGTTATTTGCTTTGGAGCTGGGTTATTTTGCAGGTCTGATCTGGGGAGGGGCACGCTGGCTGATGTATGCCCTGCACTTTACCAAGGTGGTTCCCGGCATGCTGCTCGAGCCCTTTTTCAAACATGATTTCCTGTTGGGCGCTGCGGGACAGATCGCCGGCTATTTAAGCTTTATTGTTTTTTCGGTGGTGCTTTCCCTGCTCTATGTGCTCACTATGCGCAAGCTGAGGGGACCTTGGCCCGGCATGATCTACGGCATCCTCTGGTGGTTGGTGATTTTCCTGGCCTTTCCGCAGTGGTTCCTGCTGCAGCGCATGTTCAAGCTGTCCTGGGACTCGCTGATCAGCGAATTCTGTGTCTTTCTGCTCTGGGGGTTGTTCATCGGCTATACGGCTGCGATTGAGTACACGGATGAGCGCAAACGCGAGCAGAGCACGAAACTGGTCTGA